The sequence ACATGGAACAAGTACAGAATACAATGATAAATATGAAACCCAAGCCATTAAGACTGTTTTTGGAGATGACACAAAAGTTCTAGTGGGCTCAACCAAATCTATGACAGGGCACTTGCTAGGTGCGGCAGGAGCAATCGAGGCCATCGTGGTTGTGAGGGCGTTAGAAGAAGGATTTATTCCTCCTACGATTAATTTGCAAGTTCCAGATGAAGAATGCGATTTGGACTATGTGGCAAACGAAGGTCGAAAGAAAGATATTAAGTATGCTATGAGCAATTCATTAGGTTTTGGAGGGCATAATGGTAGTCTGATATTTAAAAAATGGGAAGGAAAATAAAATGACGATAGATGAGATCAAAAGTTTGATGAATGAGTTTAAGAGATCTGAGTTGACTGCTCTTAAGATTAGGCAGGGTGAATTTGAGTTAGAATTGAAAAAAGAATCTGCAGTGACTCCATTTATGCCTCCGGCTCAGAATCAGTTGGCAATCCCCGCAGCACCGCCAAGCATGTTTGCGCCACCTATTGCAGAGCCCGTTCAGAAAAAGTCTACCAAATATTTTCGGTCGCCAATGGTGGGTACTTTTTATAAGGCACTTTCTCCCGATGCCAAGCCGTTTGTATCGGTGGGAGATAAGATAGAAAAAGGCACTGTAGTCTGCATTATAGAAGCCATGAAACTTATGAATGAAGTAGAAGCGGATAAAGAGGGGACTATAATAAAGATACTTGTAGAAGATGGGCAAATGGTTGAGTTTGATCAGCCAATTTTGGAGCTAAGTTAAGAGGAGGTTGTTATGTTAAATATAAAGCAAATTATGGAAATATTGCCTCATAGATATCCTTTTTTATTGGTAGATAAAGCCGAGATTCATGAAGATGGACAAGGAGTGACGGGATATAAAAACGTAACAATGAACGAGCAATTTTTCTGCGGACATTTTCCGGAATATCCTGTAATGCCTGGAGTATTAATTATAGAGGCGCTGGCTCAGGTGGGCGCTATTGCGATTTTATCGTGTGATGAGTTTAAGGGCAAGCTTGCGTTTTTTGGCGGAATAAATAAGGCAAAATTTAAGAGGCAAGTAAAACCTGGAGATGTGTTAAAGTTGGAGTGTAGAATAATTAAGCAAAGAGGGCCAGTAGGTATTAGTGATGCGGTGGCGACAGTTGATGGAAAAGTAGTTGCTAAGGCAGAGTTAACATTTGCTATTGGTGAAGGTGAATAGATGTTTACAAAAATCCTTATAGCCAATAGGGGTGAAATTGCACTTAGAATAATTAGAGCATGTAGAGAGATGAATATCAGAACAGTTGCAGTATATTCTACTATAGATAAGGATTCGCTACACCTATCTTTTGCAGATGAAACAGTTTGTATAGGAGGCGCTCAATCCAAAGATAGCTATTTAAATATAGAAAATATAATTAGTGCCGCAATATGTACAGGAGCCGATGCTATTCACCCCGGCTTTGGATTTTTATCTGAGAATGCGAAGTTTGCTCGA is a genomic window of Candidatus Epulonipiscium viviparus containing:
- the accB gene encoding acetyl-CoA carboxylase biotin carboxyl carrier protein, translating into MTIDEIKSLMNEFKRSELTALKIRQGEFELELKKESAVTPFMPPAQNQLAIPAAPPSMFAPPIAEPVQKKSTKYFRSPMVGTFYKALSPDAKPFVSVGDKIEKGTVVCIIEAMKLMNEVEADKEGTIIKILVEDGQMVEFDQPILELS
- the fabZ gene encoding 3-hydroxyacyl-ACP dehydratase FabZ — translated: MLNIKQIMEILPHRYPFLLVDKAEIHEDGQGVTGYKNVTMNEQFFCGHFPEYPVMPGVLIIEALAQVGAIAILSCDEFKGKLAFFGGINKAKFKRQVKPGDVLKLECRIIKQRGPVGISDAVATVDGKVVAKAELTFAIGEGE